The following coding sequences are from one Mesorhizobium terrae window:
- a CDS encoding DUF7673 family protein, whose product MDEPTREAFERLLRIARSDTGQSRRVADFILAWWNADSLGGFDLADLFAVDKAIARDMTSVFAWLASRAEAEYPIDHRAQIEEIIRLWRPEVLERMSKTA is encoded by the coding sequence ATGGACGAACCGACACGTGAGGCATTCGAGCGCCTTCTTCGCATCGCTCGCAGCGACACCGGCCAATCGCGCCGTGTCGCCGACTTCATCCTCGCATGGTGGAATGCGGACAGTCTCGGCGGCTTCGACCTAGCCGACCTCTTCGCAGTGGACAAGGCGATCGCCCGCGACATGACGAGCGTTTTCGCCTGGCTCGCCAGCCGAGCGGAAGCCGAGTATCCCATCGACCACCGGGCTCAGATCGAGGAGATCATCCGACTTTGGCGACCCGAGGTTCTGGAGCGGATGTCGAAGACGGCCTGA